In Candidatus Methylomirabilota bacterium, the genomic window CCCCGGTGCCCTCGGCGAGCACGCGGAAGATCTCCATCATGATGGCCGCGCTCAAGGCCGTCCACGACGGCAAGCTCGCCCTCGACCAGAAGGTGACCATCGACGCCAAGTACCAGGACAATGACTCGGGCACCTTCCAGCACCTGACCCCCGGCTTCTGGATCACCTTCCGCGACGCCCTCGTCATGATGATCATCGTCAGCGACAACACGTGCACGGGCACGGTGGTGGACCTGGTCGGCCTGGGCGAGATCCAGCGCTTCTGCGAGTCGATCGGCATGACGCGGACCGTGCATCGCTTCGGCATTCCACCCCGCCTCGGCCCCGACCACACCCTGGCCCAGGTGACCACCACTAC contains:
- a CDS encoding serine hydrolase → MRDLVTRMNALCDALPFQTSWYLKDLVTGETANRLGDTPVPSASTRKISIMMAALKAVHDGKLALDQKVTIDAKYQDNDSGTFQHLTPGFWITFRDALVMMIIVSDNTCTGTVVDLVGLGEIQRFCESIGMTRTVHRFGIPPRLGPDHTLAQVTTTTPNDQGLLLEMILRGASDKTAAARLGCTPELCRLGLDILSWQKLKTRLPSLLPLATKVAHKTGTGS